In one window of Coleofasciculus sp. FACHB-1120 DNA:
- a CDS encoding trypsin-like peptidase domain-containing protein: protein MSTKVLRIATSGIIAAAAAIGANAIDAITPFNWQHSNIAVAQDAEEQTNIQVYKRASPGVVSIQAGNGSGSGSIISRDGLVLTNAHVVANGRQTVTVILSDGRKLPADIIAFANNNLDLAVLKIRGQNNLPVVAIAPLNSVQVGQRAFAIGNPFGQFQGTFTVGIVSRIDQQRGLIQTDAAINPGNSGGPLLNSQGELIGVNTAIFTSGQAAGNIGIGFAISIDQVQPFLTAVRQGRAPTTAQRQQPIPGRRQPPQPIALNGAVINATLSSGDNVLRADNSYFDLYTFQGRAGQRVRIDMASQQIDSYLILLGPNGNEVAQDDDRGGRGNASLVATLPASGTYLIIANSSEGRQAGAYRLRAMATAGSDRYQTSQNRLLMRQAGILGRGAKVLSDGSLFQEYSFQGRAGQPLTIALASPDFDTYLILVDQNGRKIAENDNISRSNPNSQMSVTLPRTGVYRAIATASNPRGRGRYLLTIR from the coding sequence ATGAGTACCAAAGTTCTGCGTATTGCCACTTCCGGCATCATCGCAGCCGCCGCTGCCATTGGTGCTAATGCGATCGACGCCATCACTCCCTTTAACTGGCAACATTCAAATATCGCTGTTGCCCAAGACGCTGAAGAACAGACAAATATTCAGGTTTATAAACGTGCCAGTCCAGGGGTAGTATCCATCCAGGCTGGGAACGGCAGTGGCAGCGGTAGCATCATTAGCCGAGACGGTCTGGTGTTGACCAATGCTCATGTGGTGGCAAACGGTCGCCAAACTGTCACTGTTATTCTCTCAGATGGTCGAAAACTGCCAGCCGATATTATTGCTTTTGCTAACAATAATCTAGACTTAGCAGTTCTGAAAATTCGCGGACAGAACAACTTGCCCGTCGTAGCGATCGCTCCTCTAAACTCCGTACAAGTCGGTCAGCGGGCGTTTGCGATTGGGAACCCTTTCGGTCAATTTCAGGGAACCTTCACTGTTGGCATTGTTAGTCGGATTGACCAACAGCGCGGTTTAATCCAAACCGATGCAGCCATCAACCCAGGCAATTCTGGTGGCCCTCTTCTCAATAGCCAGGGAGAATTGATTGGCGTCAATACTGCCATTTTTACCAGCGGTCAGGCTGCGGGAAACATTGGCATTGGATTTGCGATTTCTATAGACCAGGTGCAGCCGTTCTTGACAGCGGTACGCCAAGGACGCGCCCCGACAACTGCTCAACGGCAACAACCCATTCCTGGTAGAAGACAACCACCTCAGCCCATTGCTTTGAATGGTGCGGTGATTAACGCCACCCTTAGCAGTGGTGATAATGTTCTACGAGCAGATAACAGCTATTTTGACCTTTACACCTTTCAGGGGAGAGCCGGTCAGCGAGTCAGAATTGATATGGCTAGTCAGCAGATTGACTCCTACTTAATTCTGCTTGGTCCCAATGGTAATGAAGTTGCCCAAGACGATGACAGGGGCGGTAGGGGAAACGCCAGCCTTGTGGCGACATTGCCTGCAAGTGGCACTTATCTAATCATTGCCAATTCCTCTGAGGGAAGACAAGCGGGTGCTTACCGTCTTCGAGCAATGGCAACTGCTGGGAGCGATCGCTATCAAACTTCCCAAAATCGTTTGCTGATGCGGCAAGCGGGTATTCTAGGTCGGGGTGCCAAGGTGCTTTCTGATGGCAGTTTGTTTCAGGAATATTCCTTTCAAGGTCGTGCCGGTCAGCCTCTGACAATCGCACTTGCCAGTCCTGATTTTGATACCTACCTGATTTTGGTCGATCAAAATGGTCGGAAGATTGCTGAGAATGATAACATCAGCCGCAGCAATCCCAATTCTCAGATGAGTGTGACTTTACCCCGAACAGGCGTTTATCGAGCGATCGCCACCGCTTCAAATCCGCGCGGTCGAGGTCGCTATCTCTTAACAATTCGTTAA
- a CDS encoding GNAT family N-acetyltransferase: MTKELLGDAFALLREFLSQDEYYLDSSQTYGDGGSMALQNALELFLLRSELGLVWMAYDGNKPVGICVVCFAISTSIGAVVAKLDDVFVATGRQNQGIGSILLASLKKELRQLGVRRIDTSVHFQNNQARHFYSKHNFCSLSEERLSCLLYSKGVWSFLNNPLLIFLFGHHILRTL; the protein is encoded by the coding sequence ATGACAAAGGAGTTGTTGGGCGATGCCTTTGCATTATTGAGGGAATTCCTCAGTCAAGACGAATATTATCTTGACAGTAGCCAAACGTATGGTGATGGTGGAAGCATGGCTCTACAAAATGCTCTTGAGCTATTTTTGCTGCGATCGGAGCTTGGACTTGTATGGATGGCTTATGACGGCAACAAACCCGTTGGCATTTGTGTAGTTTGCTTCGCTATTTCTACTTCGATAGGAGCAGTAGTTGCCAAGCTAGATGACGTATTTGTCGCAACTGGTAGGCAAAATCAGGGAATTGGCTCCATACTGCTTGCTTCCCTCAAGAAGGAATTACGCCAGTTGGGTGTTCGGCGCATTGATACCAGCGTTCATTTTCAAAACAACCAAGCACGTCATTTCTACAGTAAACACAATTTCTGTTCTTTAAGCGAGGAACGCTTGTCGTGTTTACTGTATTCAAAGGGCGTCTGGAGCTTTTTGAATAATCCGCTGCTGATATTCCTGTTCGGTCATCATATCCTGCGTACTTTGTAA
- the dnaN gene encoding DNA polymerase III subunit beta: protein MKLVCTQNDLSTNLSLVSRAVPSRPTHPVLANVKLEANKKTQQVSLTAFDLSLGIQTSFPAQVEEEGLLTLPAKLLNDIVSRLAEGEITLEDKGEEGTSEGIIVMLTSASGRYKVRGMGAEEFPELPVIENGEAAQLPAAALIDGLRGSLFATSPDETKQVLTGIHLTVKPEYLEFAATDGHRLSVVETTNQSQTDEEVSEAMSQIAPLEVTIPARALRELERILGMRQSAEANRQVSEAIALHLDQGQVVFELLDQRLTSRTLEGQYPAYRQLIPQQFERQVTIDRRQLLNALERIAVLADQKNNIVKFTIDSTNQQIALSVEAQDVGSGRESLPAQISGKDLEIAFNITYLRDGLKALQSSEIQMQMNTGNSPVILTPLGGLKMTYLVMPVQIRA from the coding sequence ATGAAACTGGTTTGCACCCAAAACGATCTCAGTACCAACCTTTCTCTGGTCAGCCGAGCAGTGCCATCGCGCCCGACACATCCTGTCCTCGCAAATGTCAAGCTGGAAGCAAACAAAAAAACTCAGCAAGTCAGTTTGACGGCATTCGATCTCAGCCTTGGCATTCAGACCAGCTTTCCAGCACAAGTGGAAGAGGAAGGGCTTCTCACGTTACCCGCTAAACTGCTCAACGATATTGTTTCCCGTCTAGCAGAGGGAGAAATTACTTTAGAGGATAAAGGAGAGGAAGGAACGAGCGAAGGAATTATTGTCATGCTAACTTCTGCCTCTGGGCGTTATAAAGTCCGGGGTATGGGAGCAGAAGAATTTCCAGAACTGCCAGTAATAGAAAATGGCGAAGCGGCTCAATTGCCTGCTGCCGCTTTAATTGATGGTTTGCGGGGTTCCTTATTTGCCACCAGTCCTGACGAAACTAAGCAGGTTCTCACGGGCATTCATTTAACAGTCAAGCCAGAATACTTAGAATTTGCTGCGACAGATGGTCATCGTTTATCGGTTGTCGAAACGACTAACCAAAGTCAAACGGATGAAGAAGTCTCTGAGGCGATGAGTCAGATAGCTCCGTTAGAAGTCACGATTCCGGCACGGGCACTGCGCGAACTAGAACGAATTTTAGGAATGCGCCAGTCGGCGGAAGCGAACCGACAGGTCAGCGAAGCTATCGCTCTCCATCTTGACCAAGGGCAGGTCGTATTTGAGTTGCTCGATCAACGTTTGACTAGCCGCACCCTAGAAGGGCAATATCCCGCCTATCGTCAGTTGATTCCGCAACAATTTGAGCGGCAGGTGACAATCGATCGGCGTCAGTTGCTCAATGCATTAGAACGAATTGCTGTGCTAGCTGACCAAAAAAATAATATTGTTAAATTCACGATAGACAGCACCAACCAGCAGATTGCCTTATCAGTGGAAGCACAGGATGTCGGTAGCGGACGCGAATCTCTACCTGCACAGATATCGGGAAAGGATCTAGAGATTGCCTTCAACATTACCTATCTCAGAGATGGATTGAAGGCGCTGCAATCCTCCGAGATTCAAATGCAGATGAATACAGGAAATAGTCCGGTGATTCTGACACCCCTGGGAGGTCTAAAAATGACTTACTTGGTGATGCCGGTGCAGATTCGCGCTTAA
- a CDS encoding PD40 domain-containing protein, with protein MGITGCLDTQLFNPPQILTGGINSQTPDEYPAYSSDGRYLAFASDRNNNRDIFLYDLQQRRLVDLPNINRRDSRQDQPALSADGRFIAYVSSERGKTDIFVYDRQTQRSELLTSSIRGSVRHPTISGDGRYVAFETSQLGQWHIATVERGTSTTNSGSLQQ; from the coding sequence ATGGGGATAACTGGTTGTCTTGATACCCAGCTCTTCAACCCGCCGCAAATACTGACTGGCGGTATCAATAGCCAGACGCCTGACGAATATCCTGCCTACAGCAGTGACGGTCGCTATCTCGCCTTTGCTTCTGACCGCAATAATAATCGAGACATTTTCCTCTACGACTTGCAACAACGCCGTCTCGTCGATCTCCCCAATATTAATCGTCGCGACTCCAGACAGGATCAACCCGCTTTGAGTGCGGATGGTCGGTTTATTGCTTATGTTTCTAGCGAGCGAGGCAAGACGGATATCTTTGTCTATGACCGTCAAACTCAACGCTCCGAATTGCTCACCAGTAGCATCCGAGGCTCGGTACGCCATCCGACTATTTCCGGTGATGGTCGCTACGTCGCGTTTGAAACTAGCCAGTTAGGGCAATGGCATATTGCAACTGTAGAAAGAGGAACTTCTACAACAAATTCTGGCTCTTTACAACAGTAG
- the def gene encoding peptide deformylase, with amino-acid sequence MTEILPITQLGNPILRQPAQIIENVHSGQIQKLIDDLITTVAQASGVGIAAPQVAQSYRLFIVAARPNPRYPSAPEMEPTAIINPRIIAYSDEVVKGWEGCLSIPGIRGLVPRYQAIEVEYTSRDGKLHRQQFTDFVARIFQHESDHLDGIVFVDRLQSTQDMMTEQEYQQRIIQKAPDAL; translated from the coding sequence ATGACTGAAATCCTACCAATTACTCAACTGGGGAATCCCATCCTGCGCCAACCAGCTCAAATTATCGAAAATGTTCACTCTGGACAGATCCAAAAGCTGATTGATGACCTAATTACAACCGTTGCTCAAGCAAGCGGTGTTGGCATTGCCGCACCCCAGGTAGCTCAATCTTATCGCTTGTTCATCGTGGCAGCTCGTCCTAATCCCCGGTATCCTAGCGCCCCTGAGATGGAACCAACCGCCATAATAAATCCTCGCATCATTGCCTACTCCGATGAAGTGGTCAAGGGTTGGGAAGGGTGCCTCAGTATTCCAGGGATTCGAGGGTTGGTTCCCAGGTATCAGGCGATTGAAGTTGAATACACCAGTCGGGATGGTAAATTGCATCGCCAACAATTCACGGATTTTGTCGCCCGGATTTTTCAACACGAATCCGATCACCTGGATGGCATCGTGTTTGTAGATCGGTTACAAAGTACGCAGGATATGATGACCGAACAGGAATATCAGCAGCGGATTATTCAAAAAGCTCCAGACGCCCTTTGA
- the dnaA gene encoding chromosomal replication initiator protein DnaA, with product MDISLEQLWTQVLERLQLQLSRPTFETWIKTASAQELENNCLVICTPNPFARNWLQKYYIKTIADVVQDILGQPVEIHITVAKGNEVSNAGDPEISWSLPIETSIPEILPNQRPRPTELNPKYVFSRFVVGSNNRMAHAASLAVAESPGREFNPLFLCGGVGLGKTHLMQAIGHYRLEIHPDSKIFYVSTEQFTNDLIAAIRKDSMQRFREHYRAADVLLVDDIQFLEGKEYTQEEFFHTFNTLHEAGKQVVIASDRPPNQIPRLQERLCSRFSMGLIADIQRPDLETRMAILQKKAEYENMRLPRDVIEYIATNYTSNIRELEGALIRAVAYISISGLQMTVENIAPVLNPPAEKVAVSPEAVMIAIAETFDVPIEDLKSNSRRREISWARQMGMYLMRHHTDLSLPRIGEEFGGKDHTTVMYSCEKITQLKDSDPDVARILRQLSDRINMLCRSQNKS from the coding sequence GTGGATATTTCTCTTGAACAGCTCTGGACTCAGGTGCTGGAGCGTCTACAGCTACAACTGAGCCGTCCCACCTTTGAAACGTGGATCAAAACTGCCAGCGCCCAAGAGCTGGAAAATAACTGCTTGGTGATTTGCACACCTAACCCGTTTGCCCGGAATTGGTTGCAGAAATATTACATCAAAACAATTGCTGATGTTGTACAAGATATTCTGGGACAGCCGGTAGAAATTCACATTACGGTTGCCAAAGGAAATGAAGTCTCTAACGCTGGCGATCCCGAAATCTCCTGGTCACTACCGATAGAAACCAGTATTCCAGAAATTCTCCCTAACCAGCGCCCCAGACCGACCGAATTAAATCCTAAATACGTTTTTTCACGCTTTGTTGTTGGTTCTAATAATCGGATGGCTCATGCAGCTTCCTTAGCTGTGGCAGAATCTCCAGGACGTGAGTTCAATCCATTGTTTTTGTGTGGGGGTGTTGGGTTAGGAAAAACTCACTTAATGCAAGCCATCGGGCATTATCGTTTAGAAATTCACCCCGACTCTAAAATATTTTATGTTTCTACTGAACAATTTACAAATGACTTAATTGCAGCGATTCGGAAAGACAGTATGCAACGGTTTCGAGAGCATTATCGAGCTGCTGATGTACTGTTAGTGGATGATATTCAATTTCTAGAAGGAAAAGAATATACTCAAGAAGAGTTTTTTCATACTTTTAACACTTTACATGAAGCTGGAAAGCAAGTAGTAATTGCTTCTGACCGCCCTCCTAATCAAATTCCCCGGCTGCAAGAACGCCTTTGTTCCCGCTTTTCTATGGGTTTAATCGCTGATATCCAGCGCCCAGACTTAGAAACACGGATGGCAATTTTGCAAAAAAAGGCAGAATATGAAAATATGCGATTACCGCGAGATGTTATTGAATATATAGCGACTAACTATACTTCAAATATTCGAGAATTGGAAGGTGCTTTAATTCGCGCTGTGGCTTATATTTCAATTTCTGGTTTACAGATGACTGTCGAGAATATTGCCCCAGTTTTGAATCCGCCTGCGGAAAAAGTAGCGGTTTCTCCAGAGGCGGTAATGATAGCGATCGCAGAGACCTTTGATGTTCCCATTGAAGATTTAAAAAGTAATTCTCGCCGCCGAGAAATTAGCTGGGCGCGACAAATGGGTATGTATTTAATGCGGCATCACACGGATCTGAGTTTACCCAGAATTGGTGAGGAATTTGGGGGTAAAGATCACACCACAGTCATGTATAGCTGCGAGAAAATTACTCAATTGAAAGATAGCGATCCCGATGTGGCTAGAATATTACGCCAACTCAGCGATCGCATCAATATGTTGTGCAGAAGCCAAAATAAATCCTAA